A single region of the Chitinophaga niabensis genome encodes:
- a CDS encoding TonB-dependent receptor plug domain-containing protein — MKTRLPTTFLIFLISSFAYGQSRTFQLGEVVITSQKQDSATAVNQATMIKLQRLNVATVLNLLPGITLGNIGPRNESVVYLRGFDLRQVPVFIDGIPVYVPYDGYVDLARFTTYDLSKITVSKGNASVLYGPNTMGGAINLVSKQPVRKLEIQGNLGWLSGGYDCALNIGSRWKKFYVQAGVSKFQRDYFELPEGVKRENSYNNDIKVNVKLAYAPNTNSEYAIGYINQHGEKGTPVYAGKDTLNSQFKSPRFWKWPYWDKQSLYFLSNTKLDSSSYLKVRAFYDQFRNRLESYDDAKYTTQTRPYAFTSFYDDYSFGGNTEYGRALSTANTLKAALHYKKDIHRENNAGEPVRKTADNTYSLGLTDEHRFSGKLSASAGISFNARESDGAEEYNSTTKKISQFPANKNSAWNIQAGLSYLFTPSQSLEASFGRMTRFATIKDRYSYRMGTAIPNPDLKAERATHYELKYNDVSISRLRIQAALFYSRINDVIQQENNVKFDTAAARWQSQLQNKGRAEFYGGEASVNYLVTTGLNAGINYSYITRKNLDNKSLRFTDVPEHKIVGIIAYTIKRLDLNVDGSYNSFRYSTSYGTKAPGFFLLNGGASFAFIPSLRLSAGVNNIFDKSYMLVEGYPEQGRNYFAKLLFNL, encoded by the coding sequence ATGAAAACACGCCTCCCCACTACGTTTCTCATTTTCCTGATCTCTTCTTTTGCCTATGGCCAATCCCGGACCTTCCAACTCGGAGAGGTGGTAATTACTTCTCAGAAACAGGATTCCGCCACCGCTGTCAACCAGGCAACCATGATCAAACTGCAACGCCTGAACGTTGCCACTGTGCTTAATCTGTTACCGGGGATCACTTTAGGGAACATCGGCCCAAGGAATGAATCTGTGGTGTACCTCCGTGGATTTGATCTGCGGCAGGTACCTGTTTTCATTGATGGTATTCCTGTTTATGTGCCTTATGACGGATATGTAGACCTTGCCCGCTTTACTACCTATGATCTTTCTAAGATCACTGTCAGCAAAGGCAATGCCTCCGTGCTGTATGGCCCAAATACAATGGGTGGAGCTATCAACCTGGTATCCAAACAACCTGTCCGCAAATTAGAAATACAAGGCAATCTCGGATGGCTTTCCGGTGGTTATGATTGTGCTTTAAATATCGGCAGCCGCTGGAAAAAGTTTTATGTACAGGCAGGTGTATCTAAATTTCAAAGGGATTATTTCGAACTGCCGGAAGGCGTTAAACGGGAGAACTCCTACAATAACGACATTAAAGTTAATGTCAAACTGGCCTATGCCCCCAACACCAACAGCGAATATGCCATAGGATATATCAACCAGCATGGCGAAAAAGGAACACCGGTATATGCAGGAAAAGATACCCTCAATTCCCAATTCAAAAGCCCCCGCTTTTGGAAATGGCCTTACTGGGATAAGCAAAGCCTCTATTTCCTCTCAAACACCAAACTGGACAGCAGCAGCTATCTCAAAGTGCGGGCTTTCTATGACCAGTTCCGCAACCGTCTCGAAAGTTATGACGACGCAAAATATACAACACAAACCAGGCCCTATGCCTTCACCAGTTTCTATGACGATTACAGCTTCGGAGGAAATACAGAATATGGCAGGGCACTCAGTACAGCTAATACGCTAAAAGCAGCACTGCATTATAAAAAGGATATCCACCGGGAAAATAATGCAGGAGAGCCGGTGAGAAAAACAGCTGACAATACTTACTCCCTGGGCCTTACGGATGAACATCGCTTCTCTGGGAAACTGAGCGCATCCGCAGGCATTAGTTTTAATGCAAGGGAAAGTGACGGCGCAGAGGAATATAATAGCACCACCAAAAAGATCAGCCAATTCCCTGCGAATAAGAACAGCGCCTGGAATATACAGGCAGGCTTATCTTATCTATTCACGCCTTCCCAATCCCTGGAGGCCTCTTTCGGGAGAATGACCCGCTTTGCAACAATCAAAGACAGGTACTCCTATCGCATGGGAACCGCCATCCCTAATCCTGATCTTAAAGCAGAAAGGGCCACGCATTATGAACTGAAGTATAATGATGTTTCCATTTCGCGTCTGCGGATACAGGCCGCTTTGTTCTATAGCCGCATCAACGATGTGATCCAACAAGAGAACAATGTTAAATTCGATACCGCCGCAGCCCGCTGGCAATCTCAATTGCAGAACAAGGGACGTGCAGAATTTTATGGTGGTGAAGCTTCCGTTAATTACCTGGTAACAACAGGATTAAATGCGGGGATTAACTACTCCTACATTACCCGCAAAAACCTGGATAATAAATCGCTCCGCTTTACCGATGTACCTGAACATAAGATTGTTGGTATCATTGCCTATACTATCAAACGCCTGGACCTGAATGTAGATGGATCTTATAACTCATTCCGTTATAGTACCAGCTATGGCACCAAGGCGCCCGGTTTCTTCCTGCTGAATGGTGGCGCTTCTTTTGCCTTCATTCCATCTCTAAGGCTCAGCGCCGGGGTGAACAATATCTTTGATAAAAGCTACATGCTGGTGGAAGGATATCCTGAACAGGGACGGAACTATTTCGCTAAATTACTTTTCAATCTTTAA
- a CDS encoding winged helix-turn-helix domain-containing protein: MAKAKDFKANGRIWIDGKEGAFLGYGRVELLEKIHELGSIRQAAQAMKMSYRQAWEFVKQMNEQTENPLVLMNVGGKGGGQTQLTEAGLRAIETFKSFNTAFQKFLDSYSKQLSF, from the coding sequence ATGGCAAAAGCTAAAGACTTCAAAGCAAACGGAAGGATCTGGATAGATGGAAAAGAAGGCGCTTTTCTCGGCTACGGCAGAGTAGAGTTGCTGGAAAAGATCCACGAACTAGGCTCTATCCGTCAGGCGGCACAGGCTATGAAAATGTCCTACCGGCAGGCCTGGGAGTTTGTAAAACAAATGAACGAACAAACGGAAAATCCACTTGTGCTCATGAATGTTGGTGGTAAAGGTGGTGGGCAAACACAACTCACGGAAGCCGGATTACGGGCTATTGAAACGTTTAAATCATTCAATACTGCTTTTCAGAAATTCCTCGATTCTTACAGTAAGCAACTCTCTTTTTAA
- a CDS encoding HAD family hydrolase, which translates to MQGIQHIIFDLGGVLLNIDYQLTHKAFTDLGIADFNTHFSQLHADSLFEDLETGKVSEEEFLEKIKEHLPEKTTNEAIITAWNAMLLDYPVARLQLLQQLRQHYNLFLLSNTNAIHLAAFNTILEKSRGISSLASFFDKTYYSHLVGLRKPGKEIYQLILDENDLRPEHTLFIDDTLPNVEAAKELGIQAIHLQAPKTILDIFRK; encoded by the coding sequence ATGCAAGGAATCCAACACATCATTTTCGACCTGGGAGGCGTACTCCTCAATATCGATTATCAACTCACCCACAAAGCATTCACCGATCTGGGCATCGCTGATTTTAATACACACTTCTCCCAACTTCATGCCGATTCGCTGTTTGAAGACCTGGAAACCGGCAAGGTGAGTGAAGAAGAATTCCTGGAGAAAATAAAGGAACACCTGCCTGAGAAAACAACAAACGAAGCCATCATTACCGCCTGGAATGCCATGCTGCTGGATTATCCTGTAGCCCGGTTGCAGTTGCTTCAGCAATTGCGGCAGCATTACAATTTATTCCTGCTCAGCAATACCAATGCCATCCACCTGGCTGCATTTAATACCATCCTGGAAAAAAGCCGGGGCATTTCCTCCCTCGCTTCATTTTTCGACAAAACATATTATTCCCACCTGGTGGGGCTTCGCAAGCCCGGAAAGGAAATTTACCAGTTGATCCTGGACGAAAACGATCTCCGGCCGGAGCATACCCTGTTCATTGACGACACGCTTCCTAATGTGGAAGCCGCGAAAGAACTGGGCATACAGGCCATTCACCTGCAGGCGCCGAAAACCATCCTGGATATTTTCAGAAAGTGA
- a CDS encoding TM2 domain-containing protein, whose amino-acid sequence MNNFHFAMLPGIDHEEIIWLEELTKKYDEDTRQRFLILYQARRKDPQTILITCLLGLVAVAGIHRFLMDQVLMGILYLFTGGFCLVGTIIDAMNYRKLTWEYNKQASMDVAAMIGLR is encoded by the coding sequence ATGAACAACTTCCATTTTGCCATGTTACCGGGCATCGACCATGAAGAGATCATCTGGTTGGAGGAATTAACCAAAAAATACGATGAAGATACGCGCCAGCGCTTCCTGATCCTTTACCAGGCAAGGCGTAAAGATCCGCAAACAATACTGATCACCTGCCTGCTGGGCCTGGTAGCCGTAGCCGGCATTCACCGTTTCCTGATGGACCAGGTGCTGATGGGTATCCTTTACCTGTTCACCGGCGGCTTCTGTTTAGTGGGTACAATCATCGATGCCATGAACTATCGCAAACTTACCTGGGAGTACAATAAACAGGCTTCCATGGATGTTGCAGCGATGATCGGACTTCGTTAA
- a CDS encoding DUF2752 domain-containing protein: protein MQRYFPKINIELIAWAAGLLYLAIIHPGEGFTGFCFFKMIGLGGCPGCGLGTSISHLFHGEWQESWESHKLGAIVLLALLWRIIQLIKLFHIPFKPVK from the coding sequence ATGCAGCGCTATTTTCCCAAAATAAATATAGAACTGATTGCCTGGGCCGCGGGCCTGCTTTACCTCGCTATCATCCATCCCGGCGAGGGCTTCACCGGTTTTTGTTTTTTTAAAATGATTGGTTTGGGCGGCTGCCCGGGTTGTGGTCTGGGCACTTCCATCAGCCATCTTTTTCATGGGGAATGGCAGGAAAGCTGGGAAAGTCACAAACTGGGGGCGATTGTATTATTGGCTTTGCTGTGGCGGATCATTCAACTGATAAAACTTTTCCATATACCATTTAAGCCTGTAAAATAA
- a CDS encoding ribosome maturation factor RimP gives MANEQVIAPIREMLDSLLADKPEYFVVDIKIKPTNNIKVFVDADNGASIDKLVSLNRQLYPLLEAAGLFPADDFSLEVSSPGLDEPLKSPRQFQKNVGRKVEVMLLNGTVLEGKLLSFNETELVLEETVGKKKEIKQTNINLSEIKHTKVCIVF, from the coding sequence ATGGCAAACGAACAAGTGATAGCACCCATCCGGGAAATGCTGGATTCGCTCCTGGCGGACAAACCAGAGTATTTTGTGGTGGATATTAAGATCAAACCTACCAATAATATTAAGGTCTTTGTAGATGCAGATAATGGTGCTTCCATCGACAAGCTGGTGTCGCTGAACAGGCAATTATACCCGCTGCTGGAAGCGGCCGGATTGTTTCCGGCAGATGATTTCTCCCTGGAAGTATCTTCTCCCGGTTTGGATGAACCATTAAAGTCTCCGCGTCAGTTCCAAAAGAATGTGGGCAGAAAAGTGGAAGTGATGTTGCTGAACGGCACCGTCCTGGAAGGCAAACTGCTGAGCTTCAACGAAACGGAATTGGTGCTGGAAGAAACAGTAGGTAAGAAAAAGGAAATTAAGCAAACAAATATCAATTTATCCGAAATAAAGCACACAAAGGTGTGCATCGTGTTTTAA
- the nusA gene encoding transcription termination factor NusA — MASINLIESFTEFKEAENIDRPTLMKVLEDVFKTLLRKKYGSDENFDVIVNTEKGDLEILRRRMIVEDGTVEDDNAQIAYSEAILVEPDYQVGEDLYEEVEILDFGRRAILAAKQTLTARIGDLKKNILVKKYGDRVGEIVTGEVYQVWKKEVLLLDDEGNELILPKSEQIPTDYFKKGENVRAVVKKVEMKNNSPLIILSRTHPSFLAKLLEIEVPEIFDGLIVIKKIVREPGERAKVAVESYDDRIDPVGACVGMKGSRIHGIVRELRNENIDIINYTANIQLLIQRALTPARISRMDVDNENKYASVYLKPDQVSLAIGKKGVNIKLACELTGFEIDVFRDEEQEQTEFDIDLGEFADEIEAWVIDELKRIGCDTARSVLDLTPEELVRRSDLEEETVHEVRRILQEEFEKE, encoded by the coding sequence ATGGCTAGTATTAACCTGATTGAGTCATTCACCGAGTTTAAGGAGGCGGAAAATATCGACCGCCCGACCCTAATGAAGGTGTTAGAGGATGTGTTTAAGACGCTGTTGCGTAAGAAATATGGCTCAGATGAGAACTTTGACGTGATTGTAAATACCGAAAAAGGTGACCTGGAGATCCTCCGTCGCCGTATGATCGTAGAAGATGGTACGGTAGAAGATGATAACGCCCAGATCGCATATTCGGAAGCTATCCTGGTAGAACCCGATTACCAGGTAGGTGAAGACCTGTACGAAGAGGTAGAGATCCTGGATTTCGGCCGTCGTGCTATCCTGGCAGCCAAACAAACGCTGACTGCCCGGATCGGTGACCTGAAAAAGAATATCCTGGTGAAGAAATATGGCGACCGCGTAGGTGAGATCGTGACAGGCGAGGTATACCAGGTATGGAAAAAGGAAGTTTTATTATTGGATGATGAAGGGAATGAGTTAATATTGCCTAAATCCGAGCAGATTCCAACAGATTATTTCAAAAAAGGCGAAAATGTGCGGGCGGTAGTGAAAAAAGTGGAAATGAAGAACAACTCTCCACTGATCATCCTCTCCAGAACACATCCTTCCTTCCTGGCGAAACTTCTCGAAATTGAAGTGCCGGAAATTTTCGATGGTCTTATCGTGATCAAAAAAATCGTAAGAGAACCCGGCGAAAGAGCCAAAGTGGCTGTGGAGTCTTATGACGACCGTATTGACCCCGTAGGTGCCTGCGTAGGTATGAAAGGTAGCCGTATCCACGGTATCGTTCGTGAGCTGCGCAATGAGAACATCGACATTATCAACTATACCGCGAACATACAACTGCTGATCCAACGTGCGCTGACACCAGCGAGGATTAGCCGCATGGACGTAGACAATGAAAATAAATATGCATCCGTTTATCTTAAACCAGACCAGGTATCACTGGCCATCGGTAAGAAAGGGGTGAATATAAAATTGGCCTGCGAATTGACGGGATTTGAGATAGATGTATTCCGTGATGAAGAACAGGAACAAACTGAGTTTGACATTGACCTGGGCGAATTCGCGGATGAAATTGAAGCATGGGTGATCGATGAATTAAAACGCATTGGTTGCGACACTGCCCGCAGTGTACTGGATCTGACTCCGGAAGAACTTGTACGCCGTTCCGACCTCGAAGAGGAAACCGTACATGAAGTGAGGAGAATTTTGCAGGAAGAATTTGAAAAAGAATAA
- the infB gene encoding translation initiation factor IF-2 produces MLKELLRRLVGIKREGREYDMPEVTNNTPRLLAAAKEFNIGKETLIDFLANKGYDMDGFGSPNARLTAQMYNSLQNEFQQDKANKKKSDQIALPKGTVLDAAKKKEKEEAELAAKKKEKEDADTAAAKKKEEAPAKPEPQPEPVVAPKVVPQPEAKVEKQEAKPEPKPEPQPEPKPQPPVQEVKPEPKPEPAPAPKAVVEETPKAEEVVKPEAPKINGPKIMGSIDLDALNKDNRTAKKPAAKKKDDTETVEDKPTPAPQEAVPVAEVKATPAPEVKEVPVAKKEEPPVKVEKPAAKAEEKPAEQAPPPAKAPREERTERPAAKVEAPQPPVPNEPTDESGEDNSKAVIENIQANKLTGPKVIGKIDLPVQQDRRDNSKGFNNSKDEKRKRKRIVIEKKPEPIKPGEFAKEGGQNAPGGGHQGNRENRGPGGPGTHQGGGHRGPGGPGGNRGPGGHGGNRDNRGPGGGHGGNRGPGGGAPGGGNRPPGAPGTGNSRPLQARQPRPGQGGYGQGAPRRPEDKDKEIDKNEIQNKIKETMAKLGGNSRGRSTKAKRRHDKRQEMASRRESSANGEGAKLQVTEFVSVSELANLMDVSFAEVISKCMGLGIMVSINQRLDAEVIELVAGEFGYEVEFIGIEDATDDDDEEVVDDPEDLLPRAPIVTIMGHVDHGKTSLLDYIRSANVVAGEAGGITQHIGAYQVTTATGKKVTFLDTPGHEAFTAMRARGAKVADIAVIVVAADDAIMPQTREAISHSQAAGLPMVFAINKVDKDGANPEKIKEQLAGMNLLVEDWGGKYQSQEISAKSGLNIDILLEKILLEAELLELKANPDREGTGTVIEATLDKGRGYVTTVLVSSGTLKQGDTIVSGAHFGKIKAMFNERGQRVEKAGPSTPVQLLGLNGASQAGEKFKVYEDESEAKEVANRRAQLVREQGIRTKKHITLDEIGRRLALGNFKQLNLILKGDVDGSVEALSDSLQKLSTEEIVVSVVLKGVGQITESDVLLATASDALIIGFQVRPSMNAAKLAEKENIEIRTYSIIYDAIDELKSAMEGMLEPKIEKKVVCNVEIRETYKFDKVTIAGCYVLDGKLNRNTRINIVRDGIVVHTGELQSLKRYKDDVKEVVSGMECGLSIKNYADLKVGDIVEGFEEVEVKRTL; encoded by the coding sequence ATGTTAAAAGAATTACTCCGCCGGCTGGTGGGGATTAAACGGGAAGGACGCGAATACGATATGCCTGAAGTAACAAACAACACACCGCGATTGCTGGCTGCGGCCAAGGAATTCAATATTGGAAAGGAAACGCTCATCGATTTCCTGGCCAATAAGGGCTATGATATGGACGGATTCGGATCTCCTAACGCCCGTCTCACAGCCCAGATGTACAACTCCTTGCAGAATGAGTTTCAACAGGATAAGGCAAACAAGAAGAAAAGTGATCAGATAGCCTTACCCAAAGGAACCGTGCTGGATGCAGCCAAAAAGAAGGAGAAGGAAGAGGCAGAGCTCGCAGCGAAGAAGAAAGAGAAAGAAGATGCTGATACCGCTGCTGCTAAAAAGAAAGAAGAGGCTCCTGCCAAACCTGAGCCACAGCCGGAACCTGTAGTAGCACCTAAGGTGGTACCGCAACCGGAAGCAAAGGTGGAAAAACAGGAAGCGAAACCGGAACCCAAACCCGAACCGCAACCTGAACCAAAACCACAGCCGCCCGTACAGGAAGTAAAACCGGAACCTAAACCGGAACCTGCTCCTGCACCCAAAGCTGTTGTAGAGGAAACACCTAAAGCAGAAGAAGTAGTGAAACCTGAAGCCCCCAAGATCAATGGTCCCAAAATAATGGGTTCTATCGACCTGGACGCGCTGAATAAGGATAACCGCACTGCTAAAAAACCTGCTGCCAAAAAGAAAGACGACACTGAAACTGTTGAGGATAAACCAACTCCCGCACCACAGGAAGCTGTACCGGTTGCGGAAGTGAAAGCAACGCCTGCTCCTGAAGTGAAAGAAGTGCCTGTCGCTAAAAAAGAGGAACCGCCGGTAAAAGTGGAAAAACCCGCTGCGAAAGCAGAAGAGAAACCCGCTGAACAAGCTCCTCCTCCAGCGAAAGCACCGAGAGAAGAAAGAACAGAAAGGCCGGCTGCCAAAGTGGAAGCACCTCAGCCCCCCGTTCCTAATGAACCAACAGACGAATCAGGAGAAGACAACAGCAAAGCAGTGATCGAAAATATCCAGGCTAATAAACTCACTGGTCCCAAGGTGATCGGAAAGATTGACCTGCCGGTGCAGCAAGATCGCCGGGATAATAGTAAAGGGTTTAATAACTCTAAAGACGAAAAACGTAAGCGCAAGCGCATCGTTATAGAAAAGAAACCAGAACCCATCAAACCAGGTGAGTTCGCTAAAGAAGGCGGACAAAATGCACCAGGTGGCGGGCATCAGGGCAATCGCGAAAACCGCGGTCCCGGAGGACCTGGCACTCATCAGGGTGGAGGTCATCGCGGACCAGGAGGCCCGGGTGGAAATCGTGGACCCGGAGGTCATGGTGGAAACCGTGATAATCGTGGCCCAGGTGGTGGTCATGGTGGAAACCGCGGCCCAGGTGGTGGCGCACCAGGAGGTGGCAATCGTCCCCCAGGTGCTCCGGGTACCGGCAACAGCCGTCCCCTACAAGCCCGCCAACCCCGTCCGGGACAAGGTGGTTACGGACAAGGCGCTCCCCGCAGACCGGAAGACAAGGATAAAGAAATTGACAAGAACGAGATCCAGAATAAGATCAAGGAAACAATGGCCAAACTGGGCGGCAACTCCCGTGGCCGTTCTACCAAAGCAAAACGCCGTCACGACAAACGCCAGGAAATGGCCAGTCGCAGAGAAAGCTCTGCTAACGGAGAAGGTGCAAAATTACAGGTAACGGAATTCGTGTCTGTAAGTGAGCTGGCTAACCTGATGGACGTGAGCTTTGCAGAAGTGATCTCAAAATGTATGGGCCTCGGCATCATGGTATCTATCAACCAACGCCTCGATGCGGAAGTAATAGAACTGGTTGCCGGTGAGTTCGGATATGAAGTTGAGTTTATTGGAATTGAAGATGCAACGGACGATGATGATGAAGAAGTAGTAGATGATCCGGAAGATCTGCTTCCCCGTGCACCGATCGTTACCATCATGGGTCACGTTGACCATGGTAAAACCTCCCTGCTCGACTACATCCGCAGTGCGAATGTGGTAGCCGGTGAGGCTGGTGGTATCACCCAGCACATTGGTGCTTACCAGGTAACTACCGCCACCGGTAAAAAAGTAACCTTCCTCGATACCCCCGGTCACGAAGCGTTTACCGCGATGCGTGCCCGTGGTGCCAAAGTTGCGGACATTGCAGTAATTGTGGTTGCTGCGGACGATGCCATCATGCCTCAAACACGTGAAGCTATCTCCCACTCCCAGGCTGCAGGCCTCCCCATGGTCTTTGCGATCAACAAGGTCGATAAAGATGGCGCCAATCCGGAGAAGATCAAAGAACAACTGGCCGGCATGAACCTCCTGGTAGAAGACTGGGGCGGTAAATACCAAAGCCAGGAGATCTCCGCGAAAAGTGGTTTGAACATCGACATTCTATTGGAGAAAATATTGCTCGAAGCGGAATTGCTGGAACTGAAAGCCAACCCTGACCGGGAAGGTACAGGTACAGTGATCGAAGCCACCCTGGATAAAGGCCGCGGTTATGTAACAACCGTACTGGTATCCAGCGGTACCCTGAAACAGGGAGACACCATCGTTTCCGGCGCTCACTTTGGTAAGATCAAGGCCATGTTCAACGAACGCGGTCAGCGTGTTGAAAAAGCCGGTCCTTCCACCCCTGTTCAGTTGCTCGGTTTGAACGGAGCATCACAGGCCGGTGAGAAGTTCAAGGTTTATGAAGATGAATCTGAAGCGAAAGAAGTGGCCAACCGCAGAGCACAACTCGTGCGGGAACAAGGTATCCGTACCAAGAAACACATTACGCTTGATGAGATCGGACGCCGCCTTGCACTGGGTAACTTTAAACAACTGAACCTGATCCTGAAAGGGGACGTGGATGGTTCCGTAGAAGCGTTGAGCGATTCCCTGCAGAAACTGTCTACAGAAGAGATCGTGGTGAGCGTGGTGCTGAAAGGCGTGGGTCAGATCACAGAATCAGACGTATTGCTGGCTACTGCATCGGATGCATTGATCATCGGTTTCCAGGTACGCCCTTCTATGAATGCGGCAAAACTGGCTGAGAAAGAGAACATCGAGATCCGCACTTACTCCATCATCTACGATGCGATCGACGAGCTGAAGAGCGCCATGGAAGGTATGCTTGAGCCGAAGATCGAGAAGAAAGTGGTGTGCAACGTGGAGATCCGCGAAACTTACAAGTTCGACAAGGTGACCATCGCCGGTTGTTATGTGCTGGATGGTAAGCTGAACAGGAACACCCGTATCAACATCGTTCGCGATGGTATCGTGGTGCACACTGGCGAACTCCAGTCCCTCAAACGCTATAAAGATGATGTGAAAGAAGTGGTATCCGGTATGGAGTGCGGCTTGAGCATCAAGAACTATGCGGACCTGAAGGTGGGAGACATCGTGGAAGGTTTCGAAGAGGTGGAAGTTAAAAGAACACTCTAA